Below is a window of Thermodesulfitimonas autotrophica DNA.
CTGTTGATGCGGTTCACGCAGTCCTCTACCCGCCGGCGGAGCTCTTCGTAAGCGCCCACGCCCGCCCGGGTGGGCACACCGATCTGGATAAGGGAAACCCTGCCCCGGTAAGCAGGATTTTCCTCGAGAAACCGCTCGAAAGCGACTAATCTCTCTAAAACCCCCTTGCTGTAGTCGAGTCGCTCAACGCCAAGGCAAATCTTTTCCGTGCCGACTTGGGCCCGGATAAGCTTTGCCTGTTCCCTTACCTTAGTGTCCCGGCTCAACCCGGCGAAAAATTCATGGTCAACACCTACAGGGAGCGCCTTCACCGTCACCTCGCGACCCCGGTAGATTAATCCTTTCTGCCCCGGCAAAGCCGTGGCTACGGTGAAAGCCGTGGCGGCGCGTAAGAAGTTTTCCACATAGCCGGGAGTGTGAAACCCGATGAAATCCGCTCCCAGAAGGCCCTCGATGATCTCTTTCGCCCACGGCACAATTTCCCACAGGTCGGGACCTGGAAAGGGGATATGCCAGAAGAAACCGATCCGCGGCATTTTCCCTTCGTTTCCCCGCTGGCGCAGCAGCGCCGGCAGGAGGGCAAGGTGGTAGTCGTGAATCCAGATGAGATCAGCGCCCCAATCGACCTTCCGGGTGAAAAACGCGAACTTTTTGTTCACCGCCTTATACCCTTCCCACCATGCGGGCTCGACCGCACATTTCTCCGTGAAATAATGGCAGAGCGGCCAAAGCACCTGGTTGGAGAAGCCGTCGTAATAGAGCCGCAGTTCTTCCTCTGTCAGGGGAACTTCCTGCCACTTCAGGTCCCCTTCCTGATGGAGAAAGCCTACTTCGTTAGGCAGTGAAGCCCGTCCACCCCACGCAACCCAGACACCATGCACCGTGCGGAAGAGAGGCAAAAGCGCCGACACCAGCCCGCTAACCGCCACCTTTTTTTCGGTGCCGCTGCATCTTTCCGCCCATACCAGAGGGCCCCGATTGGAGACAACGATAACCCGCGGTTTTACAGGAAGCTGGAAAGAGAGTCCCATAATCTCCCCCCTTTACAGCATCTACTGCCAACCGACAATCGGAAACCCTTACGCCTCAATAATGATCCGGACACTGCCCGTTTTTTCAATCGGCAGGCAGAAAACGCGCCCGTCCCGGTTGATGAAATCAATCCCCACTCTGCCGTCGTGAACCTTCATTCCCCTTATCTGGAGCTCCTTTAAGAACGAAGGCAAAACTGGCCGCTGAATCAAGAGTCCCTCCGCCGTTACCCTCACGCCGATACAGGCCTGCAGGAGCAAAAAGAGGCTGCCTACTGCCCAGGCCTGTGGTTCACACGCGACCGGATACCGGACCGGCCTGACGTTAGGTCGCCGGCTGAAGCCGCAGAAGAGCTCCGGCAACCGGAAATACGGAAACTCGTAAGCCGCATCGAAAAGGGCCTCCGCTAGCAGTCTCAGCTCTTCTAACAGATTGTAACGGCGCAGCCCGAAGGCGATGATGCTGTTGTCGTGCGGCCAGACAGAGCCGTTGTGGTAGCTGATGGCATTGTAACCTTTTTCCGCAGTGCTCAGGGTCCTGATACCCCAGCCCGAAAAAAGCTCGCGGGAGAAAAGCTTCTTGGCCACCTTCTTCGCCGCCGCCGGCTGCAGGATGCCGGTAAAGAGAGTGTGCCCCATGTTCGAAGCCACGGTCTTGACCAGGCGCTTTCGCCCGTCGAGCGCCAGGCCCAGGCAATCCTGCTCTGCCACCCAGAAGTCGCGGCAGAAGTTCCGCCGCAACCGGCGGCTCCGCTCCTCGTACTCCTTCGCCGCCTTTCTGTCGCCTAAAAGCGACAGCATCCGGCTCGCTCTCCTGTAGGCGGCGTAGAGGTAAGCCTGCACCTCAACCAGGGCCACCGGCGGCTCCACCGGCCGTCCCTCCGGGTCCAGGATGCCGTCCCACGAGTCTTTCCAGCCCTGATTCTTAAGTCCTCCAGGAACGTCCCCCGCGTACTCGATATAGCCGTCGTTATCCCTATCCCCGTAATCGGTGCACCAGGTCAGAGCCTTTAAAAGCGGCGCGTGCATCTCCTGTAAAAACTCTAAATCCTGCGTCCAGTGCACGAAATCGCCGAGCACGATAATGAACCAGGGGGTAGCGTCGATGGAGCCATAGTACGGCGTGTGCAAGATCTCCCGGCAGTTGGCCATTTCCCCCCGGCGGATCTCGTGGATGATCTTTCCCGGTTCTTCTTCCCGCGCAGGATCGACCTTTGCTCCTTGGTACTTTACCAGGAAGCGCAGCACCTCGCGGCAGATCTGGGGATTGACGATGAGCGTCTGCCACGCGGCGATTAGGGCGTCCCGGCCGAAAACCGTTGCGAACCAGGGGACGCCCGCCTCAATAACGGGCCCCTCCGGATACTCGCTCCGCAAAACCCACAGGTCGGCCAGCGCCTGGTCGAGCATCTGGTTAAAGCGCTCTCGGGGCGTCGCGAACTGCGTGCAACTCTCGCGCCAGGCTGAAAAACCCTCCCGCTGCACCTCCGCCCCGGTTAAGAAACCACCCTTGAGGTCTGCGGGTAGCGTGACCCCCGGAAAAGCGCCCTTCTTTTCGTCTACCGCAACCCCGACCGCCCAATAGAGGTAAACCCTTTCCTTGGGCGGCACCTGCACCCGGTAGCGGATCCAGACGTTTTCTCCCTCGGGTTGAACCTCGTCCGGCGGCAGATCCCACCGGAGAAGGGTTGTACGGTACAAGCCGTCCCGGCCCCGGTACTGAAAAACCACCCCGTCGCGCTCAAGCTGCGCAGGAAGAATTTCCCCGCGCTCAAGCCGTTTCATTCCCCGCACTTCAAAAAGATCCCGGTAATCGGCGCCTACCCTGAAGCTCAGCGTCAGCGTGACGGGAAAGAGGTTGTAGTTGCGCACGCGAAAACGCTGGTATAGCGCCCCGTGGAGGAGGCGGAGCAGCCGAAAATGAACCGTTTGCAGGGGAATAAGCTGCCCCGCAACCGTCAGCTCCGGATTCGCGAGATCGCACTGAAAGAAGGAGCTGAACCGCGTACCCGCCGCAAGAAAGTTCGGTTCTGTTCCTTCTACGTAAAATTCCAGGGCGCTTAAAAAGCGGGTATCCCGGTAATAAAGCCCGAGTCCCCCGGGATACCCGCAGGGTACCGAACCATCGGGCAGCGTGATGAGGAAAATTTCGTTGCTCTTGATAACCTCCGTCTGAACCTCAACCCGTTCGGGAGCGATTTTCAGCTTATCATCCGATAGCACTTGAGCGCTTTCCCCTTTCCGCGCGTCCCCGCGTCCGGCACACTTCATCGTAGTAAGCAACCGTCTCCCGTACCATCCGTTCGAGGGTAAATCTTTCCGCGACGCGCCGCCGGGCCCTCTGCCCCATCTGGCGCACTAAATCTGGGGCCCGAAGCAGCGCTAATATTTTCTCGGCCAACGCGTCGGGCTGGCGCCGCGGAATGATAAATCCTGTTTCTCCCGGAACCACAATCTCCGGCATCCCCCCCGCCCGGGTGACGACGAGCGGCTTCCCCGCCGCCATCGCCTCGAGTAGCACCAGGCCGAAAGGCTCGTCGAACGAAGAAGGATAAACCACCACTTCGCTCTCCCAGTAAGCGGCGGGCATCTCTTCCCAAGGGAAGAAGCGGATAAGCACATCCTCCTCCAGCCCGCATTCAGCAATCATGCGCCGAATCTGGGCAATTTCACCCTGCTGGTAGCTGCCCCAGTCCACCGTGTTATTGGTCCCGGCAAGCAGCAGGAAAGCATCCGGGTAAACCTCCTTTACCCGCCTGAAAGCCAACACAACAATATCCGAACCCTTGGCGAGACTCATCCGCGCGGGATGAAAAACTATCTTCCTCCCCCGCGCCTTTTCTCTGATTTCGCGCCGCACTGCCTCCGGTGGCGTAGCCGCCTGGAAGCGAGCCAAATCAAGCCCGTGGTGGATTACGCGGATCTGCCCGGCCGGATAACCACTCGCGATGAGCTCCCTTTTAATATAGTGGCTTACGGCAATAACCCCATCCCAGGCAAACCGGAGCCGAAGCAGTTCCTCCCAGGTCTCATCATCCCAAACATTATGGGCACTTAAAATCAAGGGTGCGCCCACGCGCTCCTTAATTCTGACCAGTGCTTCCGCGTGGACGTAGCTGAAGTAATGCATGTTATGCGCGTGAATGACATCCGGCCGTTCCCGGTCGATAAACCTGGCTAACTCTTCCCGGATTTCGTCCTTGTAGCGCCTTATGAGCGTTGGGCTGAGGGAATTGAGGTCCATTAGCGGCGTCCGCCGGATCCTGACCCCTTCCCAGGTTTCCGCCGCAACCCTGCCGTCTACCGCGCCCGTTAAAAGAGCAACCTCACACCCTTCCCTGACCAGCGCCGGACAGAGCATGGTAAGGTGAGTCTCCACCCCGCCGATGGTGGGTGGAAACGCCCAGTGAAGCATTGCAATTCTCAAATACCACACCCCCTCAAGCCTGCCAGTTGGTATGTAAGGATTGCGAATGCCCTAATCCCCGACGAAAGCGCTGCAGATACTTTTACCTTATTTGACCGTCAACGGATGTAAAGTGAAAGGATCGAAGCGGAAATGCTTTCGGGATAACATGTTTTGGCACACATAAATATTATATCATACCAAGACGCTAACGCATAGCAAAAGTACATACGCTCAGAAAGCCCCGCGCGCCCGCCAAGCAGCTGGCAAAGTTGCCACCTCCAGCAAAGAATTCCGGCCAACGCCTGGCTCTGCGCTGCATGAAGGCACTTCCGGAGAGTAGCCCATGCGGGCCTTCGGCCTGCACTAGCAGGAAGATGAAAATGGCACAGTGCGGCACCTCCCACCCTGTGCCGGCGAGCAGTCGCAAGAAAAGCCTATCTTTGGGCCTGCCAGGTAACCACTAGCGTGGTGGGGCAGCCGGGAACGGCGGAACGGTAGCGCACCCGGATGAACCGCAGGAAAATTTGGGGCACGAAAAGGTAAGTTTGCCCCGCAGCCAGTATCGCGCTGCGGCCTTGCGGCAGCCAGCCCGCACCATCCGCGCTGATCTCGCCCTGAACCACCGCCGGGTTGGGGCCACCGTTGGCGACCAGCACGGTCACCGTGCGCCAGGTAGAAAGGTCGCACGGTGTGCTTCCCCGGTCGGCGTCCTCGGTGGTAACCGTTTCGGTCCCTTCGGTAAAAAGGGGCGCCCCGCAAACCCCAACGGCAAAAGACACCACCAGGCGGGGCCAGCAGGCCGAGCAACTACACTCGCGGCTGTAAAAGCGGACCACGCCCAGCCGCTTCTCGTCGCCCATTTTCACCAGCAGGCCCCAGTTCGGCCGGGTCCCCGCTATCCAGTCGCGGACCACGGCGCTAACCTCCCAAGAAATCCACCCGCCAGCCTGCCCGGTAAGTAGTACCGCCGATAGAGGCGCGGGATCGTAAGCGGGCTGCTTGCGGAAGCTAACCCGATATTCTTCCCAGGGTTCTAGGACCCGGTAAAGAGCAATCTCTTTTGGTTGGGCGCGGAACGTGTTCTCGCAAAGGCAAAGCTGAAGGTAAGCTGTCTTAAGCGCAGCTCCCGCCGGAATTTCAGCCAACGGAAACTGCACCAGCGCCCGCTCAACAGCATCACCAGCTTTACCCACCCCCAGATAGAAGGTCGCCCCGAAGTTTTTTTCCGGCTCTAAACTTTTTACGGTGGCATCCTGAAGTGGCGGCCTGATGATAATCTCCGGCATTCTTTCGCACCTCCCGGAAGGGGCTTGTCGTGAAACGCCCGGCTTAAACTTCACCGAAGCGTTAGGTGACGGGTTGCCCCGCTTCGCGTGAGACCGCCGGTTTCTCGGCCACCACCAGGATGTCCCGGGCGGTAAGCTCGGGGAGGTCTCTTCTTTCCAATGCCTTCAGGACGAGGTTCCCCACCGCGAGTGACAGCTCCGTCCCCCCGCCAGGTGCTCCGGAGACGTCGATTTGCGGGTCAGGCAAAAAGGAAAGCTCCTTCACGTCGAGGCCACAATAAGCAAAAAGGGCCGCCAAGGTACGCGGGGTGAAAAAACGGAGGTTGGCGACATCCGCCACGCCAGTGGCAGTGTAATCCCAGTCCCCAGCCGCAAGCCGCGCGAGGTTCACCAGGTTCCGCGCGTTAGCCACCGCGGCTACCACTCTTCCTCCCGGTGCCACGTAGCGCTTCAAACCACAGAGCACCGTCCAGGGGTCGGCGAACTTTTCGACGCAATGGTTAAGCAGTACCACATCAAAAAAACCATCGGGGAAAGGAAGGGGCTCCCCGGGCCGCCAGTAAACCGCAGCATCAAGCACGCTGCGCGCCGCAAGGTACGCCGCCCACCGCCACTCCGCCCCGGCGACCCAAACTTCCGGCAACCCCTCCTTTATTGCCCGGCCGCCATCCCCGTAGCCACACCCCACCTCGAGCACCCGCTTGGCGCCGGGCGGCAGGAGGGAGATAAGCTCAATCGGGTAGCCAGTGAAGTAGGCGGTGGGCTTGATAAACGTGCTGCTCACCGCATCCCGCTCTCTCCGCTCCCGCCAGGTAGCGAGGCGCATCCCCTCGCTCGAGGTTAGATGGTCGTAGTAGCCCCGGGCGAAAGCTTCCGGGTCGCAGGTAGCGTACCACTCTCTTTTGCGCCGCCGGGCTTCGGCCGAGAGGTAGCCGTAGTGTTTCACCTTTACGTCGATGAACCGCGCGCGGCCCGTAAGGTTCGCGGGAACACTGCCGCAGTGAAGATTCCCCCCGTGGGACGTGGGAAGAAAAGCCAGGCGCGTCACATCCTGGCCCCAGATGGTAAAGAGGCGCACCTGCCAAAAGTCGCCGTAAAACGAAGGCTCACACCGAAACGTGAGCGGATCATCCCAAAAGTAGAGAATCTGAAACGCAAAGGCGGTAAACTGGGGCTGCGCCGGGTCGATGAGCGCAATTTCGCGGCGGATGATTTCCGGGGCCGCGTCCTCAAGGACTTCGTCCCCATCCAGTGCCAGAATCCAATCGGGTTCGAGCCGCAGGGCCATCTTAAGGAGCCGGTTTTTGTCCCGCGCTTCGTCCAGCACTGGTTCCTCCTGGTAGAGGTACGCGGCCACCTTCGGGTGGCGGCGGCATATCTCTGGTGTCGCGTCGGTCGAGCCATCATC
It encodes the following:
- a CDS encoding alpha,alpha-trehalose-phosphate synthase (UDP-forming); translated protein: MGLSFQLPVKPRVIVVSNRGPLVWAERCSGTEKKVAVSGLVSALLPLFRTVHGVWVAWGGRASLPNEVGFLHQEGDLKWQEVPLTEEELRLYYDGFSNQVLWPLCHYFTEKCAVEPAWWEGYKAVNKKFAFFTRKVDWGADLIWIHDYHLALLPALLRQRGNEGKMPRIGFFWHIPFPGPDLWEIVPWAKEIIEGLLGADFIGFHTPGYVENFLRAATAFTVATALPGQKGLIYRGREVTVKALPVGVDHEFFAGLSRDTKVREQAKLIRAQVGTEKICLGVERLDYSKGVLERLVAFERFLEENPAYRGRVSLIQIGVPTRAGVGAYEELRRRVEDCVNRINSRFGRSSWTPVWYLARAYSQRELAAFYLASDVAIVTPLRDGLNLVAAEYVLTRSDTDPGVLVLSRLAGIAHYLREALLVNPFNIAEMAAALRSALEMPAAERRFRQRTLRQRLARRTASAWVRSFLQLALEEAADEVFVG
- a CDS encoding DNRLRE domain-containing protein — encoded protein: MPEIIIRPPLQDATVKSLEPEKNFGATFYLGVGKAGDAVERALVQFPLAEIPAGAALKTAYLQLCLCENTFRAQPKEIALYRVLEPWEEYRVSFRKQPAYDPAPLSAVLLTGQAGGWISWEVSAVVRDWIAGTRPNWGLLVKMGDEKRLGVVRFYSRECSCSACWPRLVVSFAVGVCGAPLFTEGTETVTTEDADRGSTPCDLSTWRTVTVLVANGGPNPAVVQGEISADGAGWLPQGRSAILAAGQTYLFVPQIFLRFIRVRYRSAVPGCPTTLVVTWQAQR
- a CDS encoding glycogen debranching N-terminal domain-containing protein, which translates into the protein MLSDDKLKIAPERVEVQTEVIKSNEIFLITLPDGSVPCGYPGGLGLYYRDTRFLSALEFYVEGTEPNFLAAGTRFSSFFQCDLANPELTVAGQLIPLQTVHFRLLRLLHGALYQRFRVRNYNLFPVTLTLSFRVGADYRDLFEVRGMKRLERGEILPAQLERDGVVFQYRGRDGLYRTTLLRWDLPPDEVQPEGENVWIRYRVQVPPKERVYLYWAVGVAVDEKKGAFPGVTLPADLKGGFLTGAEVQREGFSAWRESCTQFATPRERFNQMLDQALADLWVLRSEYPEGPVIEAGVPWFATVFGRDALIAAWQTLIVNPQICREVLRFLVKYQGAKVDPAREEEPGKIIHEIRRGEMANCREILHTPYYGSIDATPWFIIVLGDFVHWTQDLEFLQEMHAPLLKALTWCTDYGDRDNDGYIEYAGDVPGGLKNQGWKDSWDGILDPEGRPVEPPVALVEVQAYLYAAYRRASRMLSLLGDRKAAKEYEERSRRLRRNFCRDFWVAEQDCLGLALDGRKRLVKTVASNMGHTLFTGILQPAAAKKVAKKLFSRELFSGWGIRTLSTAEKGYNAISYHNGSVWPHDNSIIAFGLRRYNLLEELRLLAEALFDAAYEFPYFRLPELFCGFSRRPNVRPVRYPVACEPQAWAVGSLFLLLQACIGVRVTAEGLLIQRPVLPSFLKELQIRGMKVHDGRVGIDFINRDGRVFCLPIEKTGSVRIIIEA
- a CDS encoding glycosyltransferase family 4 protein, whose protein sequence is MWYLRIAMLHWAFPPTIGGVETHLTMLCPALVREGCEVALLTGAVDGRVAAETWEGVRIRRTPLMDLNSLSPTLIRRYKDEIREELARFIDRERPDVIHAHNMHYFSYVHAEALVRIKERVGAPLILSAHNVWDDETWEELLRLRFAWDGVIAVSHYIKRELIASGYPAGQIRVIHHGLDLARFQAATPPEAVRREIREKARGRKIVFHPARMSLAKGSDIVVLAFRRVKEVYPDAFLLLAGTNNTVDWGSYQQGEIAQIRRMIAECGLEEDVLIRFFPWEEMPAAYWESEVVVYPSSFDEPFGLVLLEAMAAGKPLVVTRAGGMPEIVVPGETGFIIPRRQPDALAEKILALLRAPDLVRQMGQRARRRVAERFTLERMVRETVAYYDEVCRTRGRAERGKRSSAIG
- a CDS encoding methyltransferase domain-containing protein gives rise to the protein MRIVGMLRVKNEATWLKTVLDAAGRVCDALVVLDDGSTDATPEICRRHPKVAAYLYQEEPVLDEARDKNRLLKMALRLEPDWILALDGDEVLEDAAPEIIRREIALIDPAQPQFTAFAFQILYFWDDPLTFRCEPSFYGDFWQVRLFTIWGQDVTRLAFLPTSHGGNLHCGSVPANLTGRARFIDVKVKHYGYLSAEARRRKREWYATCDPEAFARGYYDHLTSSEGMRLATWRERRERDAVSSTFIKPTAYFTGYPIELISLLPPGAKRVLEVGCGYGDGGRAIKEGLPEVWVAGAEWRWAAYLAARSVLDAAVYWRPGEPLPFPDGFFDVVLLNHCVEKFADPWTVLCGLKRYVAPGGRVVAAVANARNLVNLARLAAGDWDYTATGVADVANLRFFTPRTLAALFAYCGLDVKELSFLPDPQIDVSGAPGGGTELSLAVGNLVLKALERRDLPELTARDILVVAEKPAVSREAGQPVT